CTCCTTGAAAACTGAGAGCTTCCAGTGGCTTCTAAGCAGGACTTCTAAACAGgacttcctcctcttttcctctgaCCTGGCTGATCACCAGTCCCTGAAAATTAACCTGGGTACAACTGTTCCAATTCATCATTATTGCTCAATCTATTTTATCTCTGCTAAATCCCAAGATCTCTGAGGGCAGGCCTTCTGCATCCCATCAACCACAGTAACCTAGAGAGGTCATGAAATAGAGAagcttggtttaaaaaatatatatacatataaaaatctctATTTGTAAAGGCAACCATCACAGCTGTCAAAGAAGCTAGCTACAGGGCAGATGAGGGATTCATCTCTAATTTCAAAGCTGGTGCTCTTTCAAAGCTCCTGGTTTTCCAAAGCTACAGACTCCCTTTGGGAAACAAGGAGAAACTTGCtttttaattccatattaaaTCACTGATTACTAAACCAAGAAACCTGAATAGTTACTGGAGCAAATCCTACAATCCATCCAGGTGACTCTTGGAAAAATGCTCTGATCATCCTTGATATAATCCACTTTTAAGCCATCTAATATTCTCACCAAAGCATAAAACCACAAGGATCAACAATGCAAATGACCATAAAGGAGGCTGGAGCCAATCTTCCAAGCAGAATTCCAAATGCACACAACAAATATTACACATGCTGATCATGACAGAGCCAAGGAATCTGGAAAAAATAATGCAgatcacattttaaagaaaaattccctGCACTGCTTATGAGTGAATGAGGtgcatcaggggaaaaaaaaaacctaaataatttaAATCCACAACTTAGGAAGCAATGAATACACATGCAACAAATTCCAAATGAACAGGATCTGCTACTACACACCTCTATGCAGTTTCATGtcctttaattatattttaatttttggcaaaGTGAGTTATTCTTTCTTACAAGAAAGTTTgtcagctttgattttttttgggggggggtcccCAGCTGGAGCACCTATGAAGGAGGTAATGAAAACCCTTCTGCTCCCATTTTTATCCTTCTATCAGTTCAAGAAAGAGAATTAGTATGTACAGAAAGTGAACAGGCCATATCTTTATTAGCAAACATTATTGTATTTATATGAaagttgaatgaaataattcttTACGTGGAAAGTAAATACCATAGCAATGCAAGTGAAAATTTTCTTACATAGATCTAACTTATAAAAACGCACTGCTTTATCACTCTCTGATCTAGGCAGGAGTCCACAGTTTCAAAGCCTACAGTCAGACACTGCATACTCTTAAAATCCTTTACAGTTTCCAAGTTTGATATTTAGGCCTGTCTTTGGGTTAGTAAGGATCAGAACTAACACACATTACAGTGCCAACTCCTATCACCCAGGTCCTCAGCCTCCCACCTCCCCAGCTGTGTCACCTCACAGCTTTCCTGAAGACTAAGCAAGCCCTAGTGACACACCTTCCCTCTGCTGCCCTTTGTGGCCAGGACTTGAACTGCGCCCTCACCACATGCCCAGGGACTTACTGTCTCTCAGTCTAAGCCCACCTACATTCTGGTGGCAATTAATAACAAACATGGAGCTGGCTTGACCCTCCTTTCTTCCAGGAGTAACTTCCTATATGACTGACCAGGATCCCTCTATACCTAATGCTAACTGCTTTGGCAAATTGCATCCATTCTTGCTCTTGGCACACATGGATAGTACTGTCAGAGCAGGGAACTGGAACTTATGTTTAAAAGGAGGCCCACTGTCCTCCTGACCTGTCttcttaataataaaaaccaaCTTATATTCTCAAGCAGGTTATTCCCTTACCTGCAAGATAATAGATGGATAATATCAAACCCTATATTTCCATCTGCTTATTACATAGCTTTCACTTGAACTTTCTTAAACCCAGGCATTATAACCAACACTTAAGAATATAAAGCAATTCAAGGGCCCCAGATGCCCACAAAACACTAGATGATCCCCATTTCCCCACCAGGGTGCTGTTTTCAGTCCCTGTCAGATGAGCATCCTTGCCTTCATTTTCTCCCTGGGCTTCTCCCAAGTCTTGATTTTTCAAGTTGAGGTGTTCATCTTCCTGTGCAATCTAGGCGAGGTAGGTTACCTATGCTGTTTATTTCCTGTCAAGTCAGGCCTCTGTGGACAGCTGCAGAAACCTCAACTGGACTAACccaagagacagaggcagagctcCAGGGTGAAACAGCACTTTCTGTTACCTAATTATTCAAAGCCCACTGCACATTTCAGCCTTGCTCCAAGAGCAGCTGTGAGCATTTCCAAGGtgctccccaccccttccctcccccttgcaGAATCCTCTCTTGAAACTGCAGTGTCACCTCAGACTCTCTAGAAGTAAGTCACAGTTGTACCTACTTCATCTCATCTGGATCAATAACAGCCAAAGAGTTGACAACGCAGACCTCCAAAGGGCGCCCTCTGGCCCCATATTTCCCAATGTCTTCAGTACCTCATTACCAAACACGGGATAGTCAAGTTCAAAGAAGGCGTCTCACTCAAGTGCACGGGCACGTTTGGCGTTTCATTAACTCCCTCCCAAGGATGTTCAGGTTAATGGTACACTCCTCAAATGTGCAGCAGCGGCcgggttatttattttatagaactGAGAACAACTGGGCCCAACCTCCCACTCTTTATTCAAGAGAGTTCATCAATTTATTTCTTTGGGGAGTTTATCAAAACTcggaaaagtaaagaagaaaaggaaggttgAATATAATGTTCGGTGTTGACCATGTTTTCTGGTATCCTGAAGACCCAAGCACCACAGAGACGTTGGGAATCCCCCTACTACCAGAAGCAACTCCAAGTCCACAACCCCTAACAGATGAGACCCAATGACTACGCAGAGAATCCGAGCTAGTTTGGAGTTAATATCCGAGTGCTGGATCTTGTCTTATCAACCACTAGTgacacaaggaaggaaggaataaagagatAACAGAAAAGAGAAGAGTTCCAGACACCCAAACCGTCCTGCCCTCCCCACTGTCACCTGGAATGGGCTGCCCAGCCCGGCGCAAGCAGTCTGGAcctgtccccaccctcctcccGCCCGGGCCGCCTGGGCGGCGCCTCCTTACCTTTCGGGAGTAAGGGGGCTTGCTCAGGTGGATGCCATCTCGAACGAGTTTATCCCTGATCATGATCTTCAGCTTCAGTTTGGGGTAGCTCACCAGCTCCCTACTCCGGGGGGCGGTCGTCTGGCCGCGGGGGTCTCCGCAGGTACCCTGGGTTGGGCCGCCGCACGGCTCCCCCCGGCGGCAGGGGGGCATGTCGTCCGCTGGAGGCCCCGGCGACGCCGGCTGCGGCTCCAGTGTGAAGTAGAGGCCCGCGGCGGCAGCGTCCTGCTCCCGCAGCCGGCGCACGGCCTCCAGGATGCGTCTGCGGTGTGCGGGCGCCAGCACCCCGATAGCGTCCAGGTCCGGATCTCCGATCTGCTTGCACACCTCCAGGTCATCGTAGCCGTTATCCACGAAGGATTCCGCGTACTGCGGGAGCTGCAGCGCTTTCAGCCACTCGTAAACTATGTTGGTGCACATGGTGGGGCTGGGAACCCTCCGGCGAACACCTTCCCAGCGCCCCAGCGGCACGGGCGGCACCAGTTCGTGGAACTTTTAATCCTCTCCTcgaaggggaaaaagaaagcgCAGTAAAGTTTTCCTGTTAAAGGAAACGATCAGGCCAGAGACCGAAAGCCATTCGAAGCGGTCTGAGAGAGACACGTTAAAAGCAGCAAAGTGAATTCCCGGAGCAGCCGCGGAGCTCGCAGGAGCTGGCGGCTGAGCAGAGCCGCTGCGCTCCGCACCGCCCCTGGATGCGCCGCCGCCACTGGGAGGGGCGCAGGAGGGGGCGGAGGCGGGCGGGGCCGGGCACACCCCTCGAACCTGCCCGGGGTCAGCACCGAGCCGCGCAGCCCCAGAGTTTCCCCAGCCGGGACAGTCCGGCGGCCGCTCGCCGCATCTCGCCTTCTGCCCGCCGCGGTTGGCGTTTGCGCGCGCGCCCCACGCTGGGGAGGCGGCTCCTCGGCGCAGACCAGCGGCTGCCCGGGAGCGCCGAGTCTTCGCGAGTGCCAGTCACTGTCGTCCTCCTAGTGGGGATCGGGTGGTTTTTAAGCTACCGGGCTCCAGTGGCCACCCTGGATTGctttccacatttctttttaaattcgaCTTCCTTAGCCCGTGAAAGTCTCTGCGCTCACTTCTTCCGGAGTCTACCTGACTTCAGCTTGCGTGCCCAAGGCCGCCCAAGGGCAAGACCCTGCCACCCACACAGAGCTAGGCAAGGTTTCAAAATCAAGTATCTTCTCTCCCTTTCCGATCCGCGTTGAATCCCCCTTCCTCCGAACTCCCGTGAAGGCTGGAGCCCGCAATCTGGCTGTTTCTGTGGTCACTCGCTCTGAGTCCCGAACGGTGCGGCGGCGCTTTGGCAGGCGGGTGGGCGCGACGTGGGGACCGCCCGTGTCCAGCCCGCGCTGCGTGCAGCACCTCCTGCTACAGCTGGGCACGCCGGCGTGGAAAGGCTGCTGTTGCTCCCGCTTGGCTCATTCTTGCCAGGCTCCCAGATATCCGAAAGTTTAGGATGGATGTGGTTTCTCCTTGGCCAGTGCAACCGCCTGTTCTGCTCTGCTTTCGGCTGGCTACCCTCACCCTCTCCGGCCCTATGCTTTTTCTCAGGTCTCCCCACCCTGTATTCTATCCGAGCTCCCTGGGTGACATGATTTTCAACGGACAAGCTAGGTGTTCGGTCCTGGAGCCAGGGAATCAGAGCAGACCCTCGCTTCGTCCGCCCAAGGATCgcaaagaaatcaataaaccagATGCCTCTGGTAACAGAGGGGACGCTAGGCGACACCTCCGCCGGCGACACTTTCTCTCTAGAGACTAGCAAAATCCCTAGAGTCTCCTCATCCTGCTTGAGCAACCTTGTGAGATGGGGACCCAAGCGTCAGGTGGAACAGATCCTGCCTGGATCACTTTCCTGGTATCACGCCTCTTTGGGGGAGACTAAGAGTAGTTAAGAATCTTGGACCGAGGCCACACTGTCTCCTTTTAGCACAAGTGCAGTTCAACTTCAGACCTGAAAGCTTTCATTCGGGACCTGCCTTGGACCCTTTTTTTGAAGGCATATTCGTGGGGTGTGCCAGCTTGTCGCCCTGACACTGAGAAGTGGACAAGTAGTGATGTTAGAGTCGTTTCCCAATCTGCTGCGTGTTTAGCCTTTGGGCGTGTGTGTGGCAGGGAGAGGCGGGCGTCCCTCTTTCCCTAAATTGGAAGAACTCAAGCACATCTTTGGACACGGACCCCTTACGGAATCTGACAGCTTTTTCTTTTATGCCGAGGAAAATGCCCGATGTAGATGCGCCCAAAATGTTCCCTTACATTTGCAGTTGGTTCCGGATTCCCTAGCTCCGGAACTCGGCGAATCTAATATTAAAAACAGCTGCCAGAAAACCTTATATtcgggagggaagggaaagacgAACGCGAATAGTTGTGGGGCTGAGAGCGCTCCCAGCCCTGGATCACCCAGGCGGCCCTTTCTTGAGTCGGGGTTAGGATCTGTGGCGCTGGTGGAGCGCTAGGCGCCAGGGCCTTGGGATGCTGGGTGCTCTCAATCCTCCCAGCCCCGCGCGGGTGGCCGCCTCTCCCTCGCCAAAGCGGACGCACAGTGCCCCCTCGTGTCCGCACTGGCGAATTTTTAAGGCGTTGTCCAAGTcctccaaactcattttattcaAGCCGAAGACACTGGGTTTTATGGCTACCAGTTTCCCGCCAccttttaaaagtacaaatattgggctggggctctagctcagtggcagagtgcttgcctagcacgaatgaagcactgggttcaatccttagcaccacacaaaaataaacaaagggattctgtccatctacaactacaaaaaaatttaagtacCAATATTTACATAATGTTAATCTTTGCATCCCAATGCTCTCtcataaagttttaaaagtaaaatatttcctaGTTTGAATTGGTCTAAGAGAGGTTATAAACAAACATTTGTGGGGAAATCAGTATATGCAAGGCATCTATATGTATTATCTGTACATATATGATGAGTAGGATTATTATCCAATATCCTACAGAGAAGAAATCGAGGCACCAAAACATTAATTTGCCCAAGAGTTATCACCAATTACAGGTGTGTTGTAATGAGCAGGAAACG
Above is a genomic segment from Urocitellus parryii isolate mUroPar1 chromosome 8, mUroPar1.hap1, whole genome shotgun sequence containing:
- the Samd5 gene encoding sterile alpha motif domain-containing protein 5; amino-acid sequence: MCTNIVYEWLKALQLPQYAESFVDNGYDDLEVCKQIGDPDLDAIGVLAPAHRRRILEAVRRLREQDAAAAGLYFTLEPQPASPGPPADDMPPCRRGEPCGGPTQGTCGDPRGQTTAPRSRELVSYPKLKLKIMIRDKLVRDGIHLSKPPYSRKVPMAGILEYLMNWPKSSQNR